The genomic segment TCCATCAATACGACTGACATACTATAGAGTCCGGTTACCCAGGAGAAGATGACCCTAAATTCTCTTCTAGATTCAAGTAAGTCTATATTCTTATCTTTTAAAACTTTCCCTAAGGTGAGTAAGATAAGTGTAAGATAGAATACCTGAGGCATGCTGAATAAAACTTTGGCAAATATAGAGGCTTGCTTTCTGATATCCGAAGCCAGAAAAACATAAAAACAGAATATATTCAGAAAAAGAAATAATACCCCATGCCAGATCTTTAGTTTGAATCCGTCTTCGAATAGGCTGGATACAAATAGATAGAAAAAGATGGAAACCGAAAAACAACCCGTATGGACAAGTATCAGAATAAATATGTTTGTAGAATGATCCAACCAGGGACAAATAAAATAAGCGATCAAAGAAGAAGTGAATAAACTTCCGAGGAGACTACGCGTACTTAGTTTTACTTGGACCAGAAAGTTTAAGATCAGAAAGCCCAACTGAGCGATCGTGGCCGCTTTTAGATAAAGGATTAAATCGGTCGTTTCGAACATTTGTTTTGAAAATATATATTTTATCGGGGGCTTCTTTTGGGAAAGAATACTTTACGTATCTAACTAATATTTCAAGTGGGAAAGGCTTTTTTACCTAACAAATCGTCATATAACTTAGCGAGGGCATCGATGTCGGTTTCCAATACTTCCAGTGCAGATTACATATCTTCAGATAATTTTGTTGGATCAAAATTGATCCCGATCTTCGACGTCTGGTCTTCCTCTTTTCCTAGAGAAGAATTCGCCGTTTTTGATTCAGACCTAAGATGTGTATACTTTCGATTGTCTTCTTTCGGTCAAGGCTCGGATAAAGGAAGTTTTTTAGGAAAAAAATACTCCGAATTTGGTTCGAATTTTTTACCTATCGATGATGATAGATTTGTACATGTTCTAAAAGGGACTTCTTTCGAAATCGATAGTAATTTTGAAAATAGGATGTTTCGGATCCGTATCTCTCTTCTTAAGTTCCCCGATAATGATTCGAAGCTGATCTTTCTGGCATGCAATGAACTAGGTGACGAAACTAATCAAACGGGAGAAATTTCGAATCTTACTGAAAGGCAGATCGCCTTCCTCAAGCAGGAGCAATCTTTATATAGGGAGATTATTTCTATATTTAACTGGAGACAGGAGATAGAAGGTAAGGGCGGAAATCGGATTTGGATGCGACAAGCTCTTCCGAACTTGAATACTTCCCTCATGCAAGGTTCCGGTATAGGGGCTTTGATTACTTCCTTAGGAGCTTTGTTTGATACCGCTCAGAGAGATGAGAAAAATGCAATCGTTCCTCTCGCCTTTATGGATTTACTAGAAGAGAATTTTCAAGTTACTAAAAGACTGATCAAAACAATGGCCGATGCCCAAATTGTCTTTGAGGAAAATTCTCTGAATACTGAAGAGCTATCCTTAGCGGAAGTTCTGAAGGTTGTAGATGAACAAGTCGACTATATGCAGGATATGCTTCAGATCAAGAAGCAGAATGTAGTAATGTCCATTTTGAAGAACATAGAATCGCAAAAGATCATTATTTGCAAAGATGCTTTAAAGACGATCGTCAGAGAGATCTTCATCAATGCGATGAAATATTCTCCTGAAGGAGCGGAGATCATCGTTCTTTATCTTAGAACAGAAAACAATTTTATAATGAAGTTTATCAATCCTCCAAATTACAAGGAGATAGAGAACTTGGATTGTAAAAACTCGGAAGAGATCGCCTTATTCCAACCTTTTTTCAGATTAAAAAAAGCGGTAGATGAAAGATATACCAAAGAAGAATTCGGGATCGGTCTAGGTTTGCCTATCGTTCGAAAGTTGGCGGAAGATATGAATGCGAGAGTTTATTTTACCGTCACAAAATCCAATATCTACGAAAAAGAAGAACGTGAAGTCTGTATTTCTATTCAGTTCCAAATGGTTGAATCTTAGAATCGACTTCCGGCGTGTCCGCCTTTCGAAAGGATTTCGGAGGCCATTCTTCTTAAAGGTAATATCGCTTCTGCTGCGCCTAATTCGATCGCTTCTTTAGGCATTCCGAATACGACAGAGCTAGCTTCGTCCTGGGCAACAGTGTATGCTCCAGTCTTCCTCATTTCTAATAATCCTCTAGCTCCATCGTCTCCCATTCCTGTCATAATGATCCCCACTGAGTTCTTTCCAACTTGTTGGGAGACGGATCGAAAAAGTACATCTACAGAAGGTCGATGCCGATTGATCGGAGGCCCATCTTTTAGGTCGACGTAAAATCTAGCTCCACTCATTCGGATCGTCATATGTCTGTTTCCAGGAGCGATCACAGCTTTTCCCGGTGGGATTTCCTCACCTTGTTCCGCTTCCTTTACTCCTACTTGGCAAATGGAATCTAAACGTTTGGCGAATTGTGCCGTGAACTTTTCCGGCATATGCTGGACGATCGCGATAGGAGGGGAAAGAGGAGGAAGTTCCGTTAGTATAGTCTCTAAGGCGTTTGTTCCTCCTGTAGAAGTTCCTATGGCGACTAATTTCCAAGTTGTATCCGCAGATATTTTATTATCAGTATTAGTTTTGTGTATTTGAGGTTTACTAGTATTAGGAATCGCTAATTTAGAAATTCTGGATTGGGAAGCCGCTTGAACGATCCTCAAAAAGGTTTCCGCAGATTCCTCCAAAAAACCGCCTACATTTAATTTCGGTTTCGAAATGATATCCACAGCTCCGGAACTAAAGGCTTCCATAGTGACGGCGGCTCCTTCCTGTGTCAGGGAAGAGCAGATCACGATTGGAGTAGGTCTCTCCGCCATAATTTTTTTTAAAAAGGATATTCCATCCATTCTAGGCATTTCGATATCCAATACGATTACATCTGGCCAATAGTTTTGCATTTTTTGAAGAGCGAAAATCGGATCCGAAGCGGTAAAAATTTCGGAAACATTCGGATCTTTCGTTAGGATCGTTGTTAAGTTTTGGCGAACGACTGCAGAGTCGTCCACTATCATAACTGAATAATGTCCGCTCATATTTTTTGATACACGGAAGTCCGTATTAATTTGAAATTACTACGAATGCCGGTTAATGATTCGGAATGACCTATAATAAGGATGGCTCCTGGAGAAAGAATGGATTCGATCTTATCTATTATCATTTGTTTTTCCTTCGGTTCAAAATAGATCATAACGTTCCTAAGAAAAACTATATCCGGTTTGAAACTTCCCGGTAATCTTTCAAAAGTTGTAAGGTTTGTAACTTCGAAACGGATCCTGGATCTGATCTCCTTAGCAAAAGTGAAATACCCGTTGAATTCTTCTTTTCCTTTCAGACAATAACGCTTTAGATAATGGTTAGGTATCTGTTCCGAA from the Leptospira andrefontaineae genome contains:
- a CDS encoding helix-turn-helix domain-containing protein, translated to MFETTDLILYLKAATIAQLGFLILNFLVQVKLSTRSLLGSLFTSSLIAYFICPWLDHSTNIFILILVHTGCFSVSIFFYLFVSSLFEDGFKLKIWHGVLFLFLNIFCFYVFLASDIRKQASIFAKVLFSMPQVFYLTLILLTLGKVLKDKNIDLLESRREFRVIFSWVTGLYSMSVVLMEVITKDAGYSAQLDLINSSFIFVLVFFISFRIFQFRENVFPNEEIQKEEETEDPLDENLLQKLNSLLRDKKIFLQENLTILALAKQLAVPEKKVRRLINKGLGYRNFNEFLNHYRIEEAKFMLSNPSKNDFQVLRIAMDLGYGSLAPFNRAFKEIVGMTPSDFRKQNNSAK
- a CDS encoding protein-glutamate methylesterase/protein-glutamine glutaminase, with the translated sequence MSGHYSVMIVDDSAVVRQNLTTILTKDPNVSEIFTASDPIFALQKMQNYWPDVIVLDIEMPRMDGISFLKKIMAERPTPIVICSSLTQEGAAVTMEAFSSGAVDIISKPKLNVGGFLEESAETFLRIVQAASQSRISKLAIPNTSKPQIHKTNTDNKISADTTWKLVAIGTSTGGTNALETILTELPPLSPPIAIVQHMPEKFTAQFAKRLDSICQVGVKEAEQGEEIPPGKAVIAPGNRHMTIRMSGARFYVDLKDGPPINRHRPSVDVLFRSVSQQVGKNSVGIIMTGMGDDGARGLLEMRKTGAYTVAQDEASSVVFGMPKEAIELGAAEAILPLRRMASEILSKGGHAGSRF
- a CDS encoding sensor histidine kinase; translated protein: MSVSNTSSADYISSDNFVGSKLIPIFDVWSSSFPREEFAVFDSDLRCVYFRLSSFGQGSDKGSFLGKKYSEFGSNFLPIDDDRFVHVLKGTSFEIDSNFENRMFRIRISLLKFPDNDSKLIFLACNELGDETNQTGEISNLTERQIAFLKQEQSLYREIISIFNWRQEIEGKGGNRIWMRQALPNLNTSLMQGSGIGALITSLGALFDTAQRDEKNAIVPLAFMDLLEENFQVTKRLIKTMADAQIVFEENSLNTEELSLAEVLKVVDEQVDYMQDMLQIKKQNVVMSILKNIESQKIIICKDALKTIVREIFINAMKYSPEGAEIIVLYLRTENNFIMKFINPPNYKEIENLDCKNSEEIALFQPFFRLKKAVDERYTKEEFGIGLGLPIVRKLAEDMNARVYFTVTKSNIYEKEEREVCISIQFQMVES